In one window of Schistocerca gregaria isolate iqSchGreg1 unplaced genomic scaffold, iqSchGreg1.2 ptg000691l, whole genome shotgun sequence DNA:
- the LOC126319966 gene encoding SWI/SNF-related matrix-associated actin-dependent regulator of chromatin subfamily A containing DEAD/H box 1-like isoform X2 has product MQNGARGQHSELSNDQGVHCPLSLGSEEVVPILIEAEGCDAEIQELAACEPYVKCSKRGSGEVEGTDGDFLLNFDEYDNGTDVQKSVHSRLKRLRRRQTDEDDSDSNGVGDVGTISEDEEESMQGNSEFDKVLKQCSRYSRRLDRLLSSKLQSGENALEGQPKALKRQLKDYQVAGVNWLYTLHNEGLGCILADEMGLGKTVQTISLLTLLKEKGHLFSHIIIVPASTISNWMREFSNWSDSLKVLMYYGTKNERYDLRMNILVHDAKYKKKQVDKEYPFDVLITTFQTASGKSDYKFLRKLNFHYLIVDEAQMLKGKDTSRYAYLFRINSQRRLLITGTPLQNNLNELSALLRFIMPDLFSSLHSSKLSQEVKVIMNDWKDVSECEYVHSMKRILKPFILRRLKNEIGLGLEPKKHKLVKIKMPPVQHKLYTECFASTELSLKQCGYNNAVAERGQGEVEEVLPNTDSPETGAPRASGAGFMNNMLMQLRKVSNHPILVRTFYSDEAIETLARYAQRSDPSLFKLCIDEIVNDFTFLSDFELHKLSLKSPALRKYSLTRNQLFKSSGKLLVLAKLLPTLKEQGHRVIIFSQFTTVLDILELFLTQYLDMRYVRLDGTTPINERQSVIDLYNTETESYFIFLLTTLAGGLGINLTSADTVIFHDISYNPQVDRQAEDRCHRLGQTKQVTIYILVAVSTVEEHMYNMAIRKTELNDLVLNEGKFAEDEVGDKESPALMQNLVKAMFDTSRQTQAPTAEANDDVDFDIIDITKS; this is encoded by the exons ATGCAAAATGGCGCTAGAGGCCAGCATTCAGAGTTGTCGAATG ATCAGGGCGTGCACTGTCCGCTTTCTCTTGGCTCAGAAGAAGTGGTGCCAATTTTGATTGAAGCAGAGGGCTGCGATGCAGAGATTCAGGAGCTGGCGGCGTGTGAGCCTTACGTCAAGTGTTCGAAAAGGGGTAGCGGGGAAGTGGAGGGTACAGATGGTGATTTTTTGCTAAATTTCGATGAGTACGACAATGGTACAGATGTACAAAAGTCCGTCCATTCTAGGCTAAAGAGACTGAGGCGCAGACAGACCGATGAAGACGATTCGGACTCGAATGGCGTTGGCGACGTGGGTACCATTAGCGAGGACGAGGAAGAAAGCATGCAGGGCAATTCTGAATTTGACAAGGTTTTGAAGCAATGTTCTAGATATTCTAGGCGGCTGGACCGTTTGCTGTCTAGCAAGCTTCAAAGTGGTGAGAACGCGCTCGAGGGACAGCCGAAGGCCCTGAAGCGTCAGTTGAAGGATTACCAAGTTGCTGGCGTAAACTGGTTGTACACGTTGCATAACGAGGGGCTTGGGTGTATTTTAGCGGATG AGATGGGCTTGGGAAAGACCGTGCAGACGATTTCGTTGTTGACGTTGCTGAAGGAAAAGGGCCATTTGTTTAGTCACATTATTATTGTGCCAGCGTCGACTATAAGCAATTGGATGCGCGAGTTTTCAAACTGGTCGGATTCTCTGAAGGTTTTGATGTACTACGGCACTAAAAATGAGCGATACGACCTCCGAATGAACATTCTAGTTCACGATGCCAAGTACAAAAAAAAGCAGGTTGACAAAGAGTATCCGTTCGATGTTTTAATTACCACTTTCCAGACGGCCAGCGGCAAGTCCGACTACAAGTTTTTGAGAAAGTTGAACTTTCACTACTTGATAGTTGACGAGGCGCAAATGTTGAAGGGAAAAGACACGAGTCGATATGCCTACTTGTTTCGAATCAATTCGCAGCGAAGGCTTTTGATCACAGGTACGCCGTTGCAGAACAATCTGAATGAGCTTAGCGCCCTGCTTCGTTTTATTATGCCGGATTTGTTTTCCTCTCTGCATAGCAGCAAGTTGTCGCAAGAGGTCAAGGTGATTATGAACGACTGGAAGGATGTATCCGAGTGCGAGTACGTGCACAGTATGAAGCGCATTTTGAAGCCGTTTATTCTGCGCCGTTTGAAGAACGAGATAGGATTGGGGTTGGAGCCCAAGAAGCACAAGCTGGTCAAGATCAAGATGCCTCCTGTTCAGCACAAACTATACACAGAATGCTTCGCGTCGACTGAACTTAGTCTGAAGCAGTGCGGGTATAATAATGCTGTCGCGGAGAGGGGTCAGGGGGAGGTCGAGGAGGTGCTGCCCAACACCGACAGTCCTGAAACCGGCGCGCCTCGAGCGTCCGGAGCAGGATTTATGAACAACATGCTCATgcaattgaggaaagtgagcaatcATCCGATACTTGTTCGGACGTTTTATTCAGACGAAGCCATCGAAACGCTCGCCCGCTACGCTCAACGCAGTGATCCCTCTCTGTTCAAGCTTTGTATTGACGAGATTGTTAATGATTTCACTTTTCTTTCTGACTTTGAGCTTCACAAACTTTCCTTGAAGAGCCCTGCTCTCAGGAAGTATTCGCTGACTCGAAACCAGTTATTTAAGAGCAGCGGAAAGTTGTTGGTACTCGCCAAGCTCTTGCCAACGCTGAAAGAGCAGGGCCACCGCGTCATCATATTTTCCCAATTTACGACAGTTCTTGACATTTTGGAGCTCTTTTTGACTCAGTACTTGGACATGCGATACGTTCGCTTGGATGGCACCACTCCCATCAATGAGAGGCAGTCCGTCATCGATCTTTACAACACCGAGACAGAAAGctattttatctttttgttgaCGACACTGGCGGGCGGCTTGGGCATCAATTTGACCTCCGCCGACACGGTTATCTTTCACGACATCTCGTACAATCCGCAAGTCGACAGGCAGGCAGAAGACCGTTGCCACCGCCTGGGACAGACGAAGCAGGTCACCATTTACATTCTAGTGGCCGTTAGCACGGTCGAGGAACACATGTACAACATGGCCATTAGAAAAACTGAACTCAACGACCTTGTCTTGAACGAGGGCAAGTTCGCCGAAGACGAAGTCGGAGACAAGGAGAGCCCGGCCCTGATGCAGAACTTGGTCAAAGCCATGTTCGACACCTCTCGCCAAACGCAGGCTCCTACGGCCGAAGCAAACGACGACGTAGACTTCGATATCATAGACATAACAAAAAGTTAA
- the LOC126319966 gene encoding SWI/SNF-related matrix-associated actin-dependent regulator of chromatin subfamily A containing DEAD/H box 1-like isoform X1 produces MQNGARGQHSELSNGSQESAFDTAASLKRSRLTRNNADQGVHCPLSLGSEEVVPILIEAEGCDAEIQELAACEPYVKCSKRGSGEVEGTDGDFLLNFDEYDNGTDVQKSVHSRLKRLRRRQTDEDDSDSNGVGDVGTISEDEEESMQGNSEFDKVLKQCSRYSRRLDRLLSSKLQSGENALEGQPKALKRQLKDYQVAGVNWLYTLHNEGLGCILADEMGLGKTVQTISLLTLLKEKGHLFSHIIIVPASTISNWMREFSNWSDSLKVLMYYGTKNERYDLRMNILVHDAKYKKKQVDKEYPFDVLITTFQTASGKSDYKFLRKLNFHYLIVDEAQMLKGKDTSRYAYLFRINSQRRLLITGTPLQNNLNELSALLRFIMPDLFSSLHSSKLSQEVKVIMNDWKDVSECEYVHSMKRILKPFILRRLKNEIGLGLEPKKHKLVKIKMPPVQHKLYTECFASTELSLKQCGYNNAVAERGQGEVEEVLPNTDSPETGAPRASGAGFMNNMLMQLRKVSNHPILVRTFYSDEAIETLARYAQRSDPSLFKLCIDEIVNDFTFLSDFELHKLSLKSPALRKYSLTRNQLFKSSGKLLVLAKLLPTLKEQGHRVIIFSQFTTVLDILELFLTQYLDMRYVRLDGTTPINERQSVIDLYNTETESYFIFLLTTLAGGLGINLTSADTVIFHDISYNPQVDRQAEDRCHRLGQTKQVTIYILVAVSTVEEHMYNMAIRKTELNDLVLNEGKFAEDEVGDKESPALMQNLVKAMFDTSRQTQAPTAEANDDVDFDIIDITKS; encoded by the exons ATGCAAAATGGCGCTAGAGGCCAGCATTCAGAGTTGTCGAATGGTAGTCAGGAGAGTGCGTTTGACACAGCGGCTTCCTTGAAGAGGTCGAGGCTGACTAGGAACAACGCAGATCAGGGCGTGCACTGTCCGCTTTCTCTTGGCTCAGAAGAAGTGGTGCCAATTTTGATTGAAGCAGAGGGCTGCGATGCAGAGATTCAGGAGCTGGCGGCGTGTGAGCCTTACGTCAAGTGTTCGAAAAGGGGTAGCGGGGAAGTGGAGGGTACAGATGGTGATTTTTTGCTAAATTTCGATGAGTACGACAATGGTACAGATGTACAAAAGTCCGTCCATTCTAGGCTAAAGAGACTGAGGCGCAGACAGACCGATGAAGACGATTCGGACTCGAATGGCGTTGGCGACGTGGGTACCATTAGCGAGGACGAGGAAGAAAGCATGCAGGGCAATTCTGAATTTGACAAGGTTTTGAAGCAATGTTCTAGATATTCTAGGCGGCTGGACCGTTTGCTGTCTAGCAAGCTTCAAAGTGGTGAGAACGCGCTCGAGGGACAGCCGAAGGCCCTGAAGCGTCAGTTGAAGGATTACCAAGTTGCTGGCGTAAACTGGTTGTACACGTTGCATAACGAGGGGCTTGGGTGTATTTTAGCGGATG AGATGGGCTTGGGAAAGACCGTGCAGACGATTTCGTTGTTGACGTTGCTGAAGGAAAAGGGCCATTTGTTTAGTCACATTATTATTGTGCCAGCGTCGACTATAAGCAATTGGATGCGCGAGTTTTCAAACTGGTCGGATTCTCTGAAGGTTTTGATGTACTACGGCACTAAAAATGAGCGATACGACCTCCGAATGAACATTCTAGTTCACGATGCCAAGTACAAAAAAAAGCAGGTTGACAAAGAGTATCCGTTCGATGTTTTAATTACCACTTTCCAGACGGCCAGCGGCAAGTCCGACTACAAGTTTTTGAGAAAGTTGAACTTTCACTACTTGATAGTTGACGAGGCGCAAATGTTGAAGGGAAAAGACACGAGTCGATATGCCTACTTGTTTCGAATCAATTCGCAGCGAAGGCTTTTGATCACAGGTACGCCGTTGCAGAACAATCTGAATGAGCTTAGCGCCCTGCTTCGTTTTATTATGCCGGATTTGTTTTCCTCTCTGCATAGCAGCAAGTTGTCGCAAGAGGTCAAGGTGATTATGAACGACTGGAAGGATGTATCCGAGTGCGAGTACGTGCACAGTATGAAGCGCATTTTGAAGCCGTTTATTCTGCGCCGTTTGAAGAACGAGATAGGATTGGGGTTGGAGCCCAAGAAGCACAAGCTGGTCAAGATCAAGATGCCTCCTGTTCAGCACAAACTATACACAGAATGCTTCGCGTCGACTGAACTTAGTCTGAAGCAGTGCGGGTATAATAATGCTGTCGCGGAGAGGGGTCAGGGGGAGGTCGAGGAGGTGCTGCCCAACACCGACAGTCCTGAAACCGGCGCGCCTCGAGCGTCCGGAGCAGGATTTATGAACAACATGCTCATgcaattgaggaaagtgagcaatcATCCGATACTTGTTCGGACGTTTTATTCAGACGAAGCCATCGAAACGCTCGCCCGCTACGCTCAACGCAGTGATCCCTCTCTGTTCAAGCTTTGTATTGACGAGATTGTTAATGATTTCACTTTTCTTTCTGACTTTGAGCTTCACAAACTTTCCTTGAAGAGCCCTGCTCTCAGGAAGTATTCGCTGACTCGAAACCAGTTATTTAAGAGCAGCGGAAAGTTGTTGGTACTCGCCAAGCTCTTGCCAACGCTGAAAGAGCAGGGCCACCGCGTCATCATATTTTCCCAATTTACGACAGTTCTTGACATTTTGGAGCTCTTTTTGACTCAGTACTTGGACATGCGATACGTTCGCTTGGATGGCACCACTCCCATCAATGAGAGGCAGTCCGTCATCGATCTTTACAACACCGAGACAGAAAGctattttatctttttgttgaCGACACTGGCGGGCGGCTTGGGCATCAATTTGACCTCCGCCGACACGGTTATCTTTCACGACATCTCGTACAATCCGCAAGTCGACAGGCAGGCAGAAGACCGTTGCCACCGCCTGGGACAGACGAAGCAGGTCACCATTTACATTCTAGTGGCCGTTAGCACGGTCGAGGAACACATGTACAACATGGCCATTAGAAAAACTGAACTCAACGACCTTGTCTTGAACGAGGGCAAGTTCGCCGAAGACGAAGTCGGAGACAAGGAGAGCCCGGCCCTGATGCAGAACTTGGTCAAAGCCATGTTCGACACCTCTCGCCAAACGCAGGCTCCTACGGCCGAAGCAAACGACGACGTAGACTTCGATATCATAGACATAACAAAAAGTTAA
- the LOC126319965 gene encoding uncharacterized protein LOC126319965, with protein sequence MPLLSGMVTSIDPFIRKTSNQSYLPCQCGVVIWNHFTLVCIADGLTCNAASRQACECAVKAVVSEFRALNLVSNELRRTVAGILKCYSLAHKRILENQKIIWNAGTTTLLVCVTVEVEPCEASEFCKWCCISVSIGNGRVYYWNRQEGRVQEVTRHSEYADPGGRIGPYIYNGCPDLRNFEVSYKFCSAGDVIFLCSRNLYEKFDPEYLGVMPNEVRALKSSGTGDADQLPDKWKDLDANTSFSLRKLYEIHALEKKINGLEIVSPSQIVAALMGHYIKTHYLKVDRSASFEPHTTTGFKDFEYAACIVYAIGPPANTVT encoded by the coding sequence ATGCCGCTTCTTTCTGGGATGGTGACTTCGATAGACCCCTTTATACGAAAGACGAGCAACCAGAGTTACCTTCCCTGTCAGTGCGGCGTGGTCATTTGGAACCACTTCACGTTGGTGTGCATCGCGGATGGACTGACGTGCAACGCTGCATCACGCCAGGCATGTGAGTGCGCCGTCAAGGCGGTCGTATCCGAGTTCAGGGCCCTCAATCTTGTCTCAAACGAGCTACGTAGAACTGTAGCCGGAATTTTGAAGTGTTACAGCTTGGCGCACAAACGCATTCttgaaaatcaaaaaattatttggAATGCGGGAACCACGACGTTGCTCGTTTGTGTAACAGTAGAAGTTGAGCCGTGCGAGGCCAGTGAGTTTTGCAAATGGTGTTGCATAAGCGTCTCAATAGGAAATGGTAGAGTATATTATTGGAATAGGCAAGAGGGACGTGTTCAGGAGGTGACTCGTCATTCAGAGTATGCCGATCCAGGTGGCCGTATCGGGCCGTACATTTATAACGGCTGTCCAGACCTGCGCAATTTTGAGGTATCGTACAAGTTTTGTTCTGCAGGAGATGTCATTTTTTTGTGTTCCAGAAACCTGTACGAGAAGTTTGATCCCGAGTATTTGGGAGTGATGCCTAACGAGGTCCGAGCGCTTAAGAGCTCGGGGACGGGTGATGCTGATCAACTCCCCGATAAGTGGAAAGACTTAGATGCGAATACTTCATTTAGCTTGAGAAAATTGTACGAAATTCACGCTCTGGAAAAGAAAATCAACGGCCTCGAGATTGTGTCTCCGAGTCAGATTGTAGCAGCGTTGATGGGACATTACATTAAAACGCATTATCTAAAGGTAGACCGCTCTGCAAGTTTTGAGCCCCACACAACGACAGGCTTCAAAGATTTTGAATACGCTGCGTGTATTGTCTACGCTATCGGCCCTCCCGCAAACACCGTAACATAA